The following are encoded in a window of Narcine bancroftii isolate sNarBan1 chromosome 2, sNarBan1.hap1, whole genome shotgun sequence genomic DNA:
- the znf839 gene encoding zinc finger protein 839, with translation MADEEESSLTTEEAAVPEQRHGTSHLEALRHQGAVSHVPCASVPCKQFEVHSCHVLPEYVQVAVEEGATQVVSTLPDDGDGLLNASGILNSIGGAPPTVSTMAAVSTGDFAVAEELESISIESTPSTIIYVQPDGTFVEGTGLTPEEQQQLVEQLAKQQGLVEVSESEAAQLLSSQQHQHQQTQFVQHVGLTDELQQVIAHVTKSQQQATQFGKTTAVQLNSEPSENQVLQKTNLTSSVPPETRLLTTDQNQMIQVPVCNALMPQVQASVQPSQIVRRIDSCKPAQVQQISISSQSSTINQPKAPTVASQQQAAYTQPLTIVHNAARQLQNAAHQAVLQQNLQQSLAQVQQKIAPLRVTSSQHQLDTVQVHFQAVPSQEEKDRPMPPLAVVQPKTAACSQLTNQRTNVSGGVNISGSQIIRIQPLSTTGSQQYILHSSSEPPIQLFVQRQPPPLAPVNSIRMIPGVTISNQQSDIFTNTVTTSISATTTSVANLFSTSIAKNESNDKSKEKKPVKIKTRSGRISRPPKYKVKDYKFIKTEDLAEGHQSDSDDYSEYSFEEEDVKSKMDDSSLSMPCSFKPKKFKCDTCEKSYIGRGGLARHYRLNPSHGQLASVSEEQRTSVNKSNGNVVGDNGGAGDRNGTAADGLEAQSVNTGTTSMMRSTDLSPQDAQQTGKVTIAQHFPPRRRTVKRGRPPKHHNNTYQEQVMKRKARLKELLKQCDDEELMELALPRLTKVITLWEFLLMKVEKGRPARPQFQDVYREFEMLHKHVKKMAEEHLNSSIRIINPQQPLQISSLQVAESLGITEHMNKENQQDASMSLTYRLVTVDDQNRINSPAEKHVMEQDFGVLSPSSKRMKIDNPMGETENNLNQNGIEVTSKEHLQSLNNETDKEQDECPTLNSCDPHTVYGPTAVQVVDNHTEGVLLSGDIKSSNSMEQSTEELCYQVTEVNLSSTQLPLLETHNEVLNNTIRGEDFLGMDTDITAEELVQEQLSNQNISEQLNDTELNSTEVEMTNQNSLLSDMAKVSQEGSKRSNSVQDLHHDMDSQDPLGSQEQNEQLNDSDIADQMQQLEKALSRDVEPIGQVCHTEHRHLQHHQTEQAFEADISPHVDLDSHISSEEINGLQVASQSKILGRFEEQNVDQENQESSEDILESAVTEDETLEFQLPVESQELLAQAHEQIFIQTSEGLIVSHEGTAVVSQTSDGIVIVTNADGTTMHIRTPDGVPFETVEALLAMDSEGQSEGLLVSQTQTEVEQ, from the exons ATGGCGGACGAGGAGGAGAGCAGCCTGACAACAGAGGAGGCGGCTGTTCCCGAGCAGCGACATGGCACCAGTCATCTGGAGGCCCTGCGACACCAAGGGGCCGTGTCGCACGTTCCTTGCGCTAGTGTACCCTGCAAGCAGTTCGAGGTCCACTCCTGTCATGTGCTGCCCGAATACgttcaggtggctgtggaggaaGGGGCAACTCAGGTGGTGAGCACGCTTCCCGATGATGGGGACGGACTCCTGAATGCCAGCGGGATCCTGAATTCAATAGGGGGGGCTCCTCCAACTGTTAGCACCATGGCAGCCGTGAGTACGGGTGACTTCGCCGTAGCAGAGGAACTGGAGAGCATATCAATCGAGTCCACCCCCAGCACTATTATTTACGTGCAGCCCGATGGTACTTTCGTGGAAGGTACGGGGTTGACTCCGGAGGAACAACAACAACTGGTTGAACAATTAGCAAAGCAACAAGGACTGGTAGAAGTAAGTGAAAGTGAAGCGGCTCAACTGTTGAGCAGTCAGCAGCATCAGCATCAGCAAACACAGTTTGTGCAGCATGTGGGGCTAACGGATGAACTGCAGCAGGTCATCGCTCATGTTACTAAATCCCAGCAACAGGCAACACAGTTTGGTAAAACCACTGCTGTCCAATTGAATTCTGAGCCTTCTGAAAATCAGGTTCTACAGAAAACCAATCTGACCTCAAGTGTTCCTCCTGAAACTCGACTGCTTACGACAGATCAAAATCAAATGATACAAGTTCCTGTGTGTAATGCATTGATGCCCCAGGTACAAGCGAGTGTTCAACCAAGTCAGATTGTGCGTAGGATTGACTCGTGCAAACCCGCTCAAGTTCAGCAGATAAGTATTTCCAGTCAGTCGTCTACAATAAACCAGCCGAAGGCTCCAACAGTAGCTTCACAACAGCAGGCTGCCTATACTCAACCGCTGACAATTGTCCACAATGCAGCACGACAGTTGCAGAATGCTGCTCATCAGGCTGTCCTCCAACAGAATTTACAACAAAGCCTTGCACAGGTGCAACAAAAGATAGCTCCATTGCGAGTAACATCATCACAG CATCAACTAGATACTGTTCAAGTTCACTTTCAAGCAGTGCCATCACAGGAGGAGAAAGACAGGCCGATGCCACCTCTAGCAGTAGTGCAGCCCAAAACAGCAGCATGCAGTCAGTTGACTAACCAAAGAACAAATGTGTCAGGTGGAGTTAATATTTCTGGATCTCAGATCATTAGAATACAGCCTCTTTCAACAACTGGATCACAACAATATATTTTGCACAGCTCTTCGGAGCCTCCGATTCAACTATTTGTTCAGCGGCAGCCTCCTCCACTTGCACCTGTAAATTCTATACGCATGATTCCTGGGGTAACCATCAGTAACCAACAGTCAGACATTTTCACTAATACAGTAACAACCAGTATATCTGCTACCACGACGTCTGTAGCAAATTTATTTTCCACTAGTATTGCCAAGAATGAAAGTAATGATaaatcaaaggaaaaaaaacctgTGAAGATCAAAACTCGATCTGGTCGTATATCACGACCACCAAAATACAAAGTTAAAGACTACAAGtttataaaaacagaagatttggCAGAGGGCCATCAATCTGATTCAGATGACTATTCTGAATATAGTTTTGAGGAAGAAGATGTGAAATCCAAAATGGATGATTCAAGCCTTTCAATGCCATGCTCCTTCAAGCCCAAAAAGTTTAAGTGCGACACCTGTGAAAAGTCTTATATTGGAAGGGGAGGATTAGCACGACATTATAGACTCAACCCATCTCATGGGCAGCTGGCTTCGGTCTCTGAGGAACAGAGAACATCAGTGAACAAATCCAATGGTAATGTGGTTGGGGACAATGGAGGAGCTGGCGACAGAAATGGCACAGCAGCTGATGGACTAGAGGCACAATCTGTAAATACTGGCACTACATCTATGATGAGGAGCACAGATCTGTCTCCTCAAGACGCCCAACAG acTGGAAAAGTTACAATAGCACAACATTTCCCTCCACGGCGGCGAACGGTAAAGCGTGGCCGacctccaaaacaccacaacaaTACTTATCAAGAGCAAGTGATGAAGAGGAAAGCAAGGCTAAAAGAG CTTCTAAAACAATGTGATGATGAAGAACTGATGGAATTGGCTCTTCCCAGGCTTACTAAAGTCATCACTCTCTGGGAATTTCTGTTGATGAAG GTGGAAAAAGGACGACCCGCCAGACCACAATTTCAAGATGTATATAGAGAGTTTGAGATGCTTCATAAACATGTGAAGAAAATGGCTGAAGAGCACTTAAATAGTTCCATTCGAATAATAAATCCTCAACAGCCTTTACAGATTTCTAGTCTGCAG GTTGCTGAGTCACTCGGAATAACTGAGCACATGAATAAAGAAAATCAGCAAGACGCAAGCATGTCTCTGACCTACAGATTAGTGACTGTGGATGATCAAAACCGTATAAATTCACCTGCTGAAAAACATGTCATGGAG CAAGACTTTGGTGTGCTGTCCCCATCATCAAAACGAATGAAAATTGATAACCCTATGGGAGAAACTGAAAATAACTTGAATCAAAATGGAATAGAAGTAACCAGTAAAGAACATTTACAGAGCTTAAATAATGAAACAG atAAGGAACAAGATGAATGCCCCACACTGAACTCTTGTGATCCACATACTGTGTACGGACCGACTGCAGTTCAAGTAGTAGATAACCACACAGAAGGAGTGTTGCTTTCTGGGGATATAAAAAGTTCCAATTCCATGGAACAGTCCACTGAGGAATTATGTTATCAGGTAACAGAAGTAAACCTGTCAAGTACTCAACTTCCTTTGCTGGAAACCCACAATGAAGTCCTAAATAATACAATTCGGGGAGAAGATTTTTTAGGCATGGATACAGATATAACAGCAGAGGAATTGGTTCAAGAACAATTGTCTAATCAAAATATTTCTGAACAGCTAAATGATACTGAATTGAATTCTACTGAGGTTGAAATGACCAATCAGAATTCACTTCTTTCAGATATGGCTAAAGTCAGCCAGGAAGGTTCTAAAAGAAGCAACTCTGTTCAGGATTTGCATCATGATATGGACAGCCAGGATCCACTTGGCAGTCAAGAACAAAATGAGCAACTCAATGATTCTGATATAGCAGATCAGATGCAGCAGCTTGAGAAGGCTTTGTCTCGAGACGTGGAGCCAATCGGTCAAGTTTGTCACACTGAACATCGTCATTTACAGCATCACCAGACTGAGCAGGCTTTTGAAGCTGACATTTCCCCTCATGTAGATCTTGATAGTCATATTTCCTCTGAAGAGATAAATGGATTGCAAGTAGCCAGTCAAAGTAAAATATTAGGTCGTTTTGAAGAACAGAATGTGGATCAAGAAAATCAGGAAAGTTCAGAAGATATTCTAGAAAGTGCAGTGACAGAAGATGAAACATTAGAATTCCAATTGCCTGTTGAGAGTCAAGAGTTATTGGCTCAAGCGCACGAACAGATCTTCATTCAAACTTCTGAGGGTCTCATTGTGTCACATGAAGGAACGGCTGTTGTATCTCAGACATCTGATGGCATTGTTATCGTAACTAATGCTGACGGTACAACAATGCACATACGAACACCTGATGGTGTTCCTTTTGAAACTGTAGAAGCACTTCTGGCAATGGATTCTGAAGGGCAAAGTGAAGGCCTATTAGTATCGCAAACACAAACTGAAGTCGAACAATAA